GAGGCCCTGCTTTGAAGAGCCTCTCCCCTACCCCAGAGGCAAAAAATCAAACAGTGCTAGGCTCTCACTGGAAGTGCCTTGAGCGTTGAAGAACAGGCCCGCAAGAGCTGGGGATTCAGCTGCTCTCAAATCTCCTGGTAGAGCATCCCTGACCCAGAGGACCTTGCCAGGGCAGTGGTAGGCAAGGAGTCTCTCTGCCTCTCTAGGTCTGGCCTCCTTGGGCTCATGATAAACATAGGGACAGGGCCTGGGAACAGAAATTTAGGCTGAGGGGTAGTGTGAGCTCACTCGCCAGACAGATCCAGCTGCCAGGAGCCTTCCTGCCCTATATAGAGAGATTCAGCTAACATTGCCCACCATcactgcaaaacaaaaacaaaaaaagcaaaaactaaaaactttccACCAGGGATCTGGCCAGCATTTAAGCCCTGATGAGTAAGATGAGGctgttctttctccttcccttcctagCCCAGCCGAGATAATCAGCTTCTTGGGGAGGGGAGTGAAGGGTGAACCTCAGGCCTAATGTGGTCCATGAGAGAGTATGTGAAAAAAAGCCTACTAGGGATAGAGGTCAGTGACCCTTCTTTCATGGATTCTAGCAGGGCAAGGGTTAAGAGGCAGGGCCAGGAAAAGTGCCCCACCCAGGGGAGGGACCGGTATGTTAAAAGGCAAGCAGcttgaggaagaggaagggacagATCCTCCCTGCATCCAAAGGCCTCCTCAGTCTGCAGCTCCAGCTCCAGTTCCAGGTAAGTGCGCCTTCTCTGGGTCTGTCTGCCTATCTGCTTGTTGGTCTGAACAGAGGGAACTTTCTGCATCATTATGCCATCTGTGGCTGCTTTAACACTGGCCCTGGGTCCCCAAGAGATCTCAACAGACCCTAGCTCCAGTCCCCTTCCCATAACCCACCTGGGCTGTGCCTGATCACAGAATCAAGGAGACACTGGCCTGGGAAGGGAGCTGTAGAGCAGGGACTGTGGAGCTGTGTGTGTTCAGCCCTGACCTGTCCTGTTCTGCCCCCAGCCCACAATGTTTCccaagccatgcttcctgtgccCTCCATGGGGCCCTGGCTGGGATATCATCATATACTGTAAGTTTGTGATGAGACACTACAGTATAGATGATGTACTAGTCCGGGCACCCCCGGCTCTGGGGCCTGACAAGGAGGGCAGGAGAGATGCTGCAAGCCCAGGAAGCTCTCTGCTCAGCCTATCACAGCCTGCCGACTGCCAAGGCACTTGGGAATGGCAAGGAAACCGTTACCATTACTGAGTTTAGTAATGGTAATGGTTCTCTTGCTGTACCCAGAAAACGTGCGAGAAGAGAACTCAGGACCCTGGAGCAGACTACTGGGAGACTCCAGCTAAAACAAGGCAGGGCTGGGGGCGTGGGATGgggggggtgggtggagggaatacatacattttctctttcctgttgtaaagaaataaagataaggccaggcacagtggctcacacctgtaatcccaccactttcagaagccaaggcaggaggatttctggagcccaggagtttgagaccagcctaggaaacatagtgagactcagtctctaatattaaaaaataaaaataaagaaaataaaaggaataaagatgAGAACCAGAATGCTTGTCTTTTAACTTTATTAGTATCCAAGATGTGGGGAGAGGGATAGGGTGGGAGAGATCAAGAATTGGGGAGCAGATGGGAGGCGCTACCTCACTCAGGAGACTCGAGTCCATACGCAAGTTTAAGGTGAAAGAAGCAGGGGTGGAGACAGATCTCCCTGCTCACAGCAACGGCTCAGGGAGAAACTCTGGGCCCAAAGCCAGCTGCAGGCAGGATGGCACTGCTCTCACCAACAGGCCGTCTTCTGTAGCTGTGGCCCCAGGCAGAGGAACCGCCTGGGAACTGGGCTAAGGCAGGTTCCTTCTTCCAACAGGAAATACAGCTGGGCAGGGACTGTGCACTCAGTAGGGTCACTCCAGCTAGCAGCCAGTCAGTGTTCATGTCCCTCACTAGTTCCTGGAGGGTCCCCTGCCAAGGACCGATCTGGTCAGTTCCTGCCAGCAGCTTGAGCTGGGATGCCCTGGGAGGGTCAGTAGAAGGTGGTCAGTTGAGGAGCTTCACAGAGAGGCGGATGTCAACATCACAGAGGAAGATGTTCATGAGGTCGCGGCTTGCCTCCTGTGCAATTTGAGAGATCCTGTGGCCCTTCGGACCAATCAGGAGCCTCTGAGGGAAACAGAAGGAAACAAGgaatgatggcacatgcctgtagacccgGCCACtcgggactgaggtgggaggatcctttgagcctaggagtttgagtccagcctgggtaacagtgtgacccctctttaaaaaaaagagagggtggctgggcatggtagctcatgcctgtaatcccagcactttttttttttcttttagagatgggatttcaccatgttggccaggatggtcttgatctcttgacctcatgatccacccacctcagcctcccaaagtgctgggattacaggcgtgagccatcgcgcccggccaatcccagcactttgggaggctgaagcgggcagatcacttgaggtcagaagttagagaccagcctggccaatatggtgaaaccccatctctactaaaaatacaaaatattagctggacatagtggcaggtgcctgtaatctcagctactcgggaggccgaggcaagagaattgattgaaccctgaaggcagagaggttgcagtgagctgagatcgtgccactgtactccagcatgggtgacagagtgagaccctgtcacaaaaaaaaatttaaaaaagaggccaggcatgatagctcacgcctgtaatcccagcactttgggaggccggggtgggcagatcacaaggtcaggagttcaagatcagcatggccaacacagtaaaaccccatctctactcaaaaatacagaaaaattagccaagcacagtggcgcGTTCCtagtcccaactattcgggaagctgaggcaggagaattgcttgaacccaggaggtggaggttacagtgagccgagatcacgccactgcactccagcttgggcaacagagtgagacttcatctcaaaataaataaataaataaaatttaaaaaagagagggtgggtgcagtggctcacgcgtgtaatcccagcacttttagaggccaaggtaggtggattgcttaagcctaggagtttgagacaagcctgggcaatatggtaaaaccccttctctacaaaaacttttaaaaaattagccagatggtcaagcgtggaggctcacacctgtaatcccagcactctgggaggctggggtgggtgggtcatttgaggtcaagagttccaaaccagcctggccaacatggtgaaagcctccttctactaaaaattagccaggcgtagtagtgggcgcttgtaatcccagcttctcggaaggctgaggcaggagaatcacttgagcccgggaggcagaggttgcagtgagcagagaggataccactggactctagcctgggtgacagaacaagactttttttttttgagacagagttatcactcttgttacccaggctggagtgcaatggcatgatcttggctcaccgcaacccccgcctcctgggttcaggcaattctcctgcctcagcctcctgagtagctgagattacaggcacgcgccaccatgcccagctacttttttgtatttttagtagagacggggtttcaccatgttgaccagtatggtctcgatctctcgacctcgtgatccacccgcctcggcctcccaaagtgctgggattacaggcgtgagccaccgcgcccggccccagaacaagactttgtcttaaaaaaataaataaataaataaattagctggtcccaggctgggcgcagtggctcatgccaataatcccagcagtttgggaggcccaggtgggtagatcacctgaggtcaggagttcaagaccagcctgaccaacatggtgaaacctcatctctactaaaaatacaaaactggccgggcggggtggctcaggcttgtaatcccagcattttggaaggctgaggcgggtggattacctgaggtcagcagttcaagaccaacctgaccaacatggtgaaaccccgtctctatatttaaaaaaaaaaaaaaaaaaaaagaattagccaggtgtggtggcgcatgcctgtaatctcagctactgaggaggctaaggcaggagaatcatttgaactcaggaggtggagattgtggtgagccaggatcacgccattgcattccagcctcagcactacgtctcaaaaaaaaaaaaaaaaaaaaaaaaaaaaaaaaaaaattagctgctcccagctcctcagggggctgaggtgggacgattgcttgaTTCTGGGatgtcaggctgcagtgagctgttattgcaccactgcactccagcctaggtgacacagcaagactctgtctcaaaaaaaaaagaaaagaaaagaaaagaaaaaggaaaaaaagagagaaggacaTGGTCCTGCTCTCAGGGCTCACAAGCTGGGGGAAGAATTCCTGTCTAACACAGCCTTGATCTCTCCTCTGAGCCTAGTCTCACTTACCATATAAGATTCTTTGGGCACCAGAAGCTTCTGTTGGATAACCAGCTCCCCGCTTGGTCCTTCCTCCCACACTACCGTCTTCTATACAGGAAGACAACGTGATTAGTCAGTCATACCTCTGGGTATAGGTGTGTGCCTGGTAGAGAGATCCCAGAACCCTTCACTCTGTACCTGCTGCACATTGTAAGGTACTTCCTGGGGCAGGTACTCTAGAAGCTTCTCTCGGATGATGTTGGCACAGATCTCTTCTGGTGTCTGGTTAGTAAGGACTTCACTGTGATACTCCCAGGGCCCTGGCTGGGCCTGTGCTAGGAGGTATTTCTGTGGGAACAGAGGGACTAGATGGGTATCTTAGTCCCAATGAGGACTTTTCTACTCACTTTTGCTTCCAGGAAGAAATCTGAGGGCTGTCTTCATATGGTAGAAACCAAGGGCCTGGCTACAGCCAAAATTAACTGACCTTTAGTGTTTGCACATCCTCCTGGCTTAGGGCTGACAACATGAAGATCTCCTGGAAGTGGGGCCAGCCAATCCTCTGAGGGCTTTCCACAGATTGTGTGTTTGGATCCTTAACTGCTGGGCTGGGGCAATGGGTGCCAGGGTGTGAGTGGAAGGCCTGCCTCATCTTGAGCTTTTTGCCGTTGACCACACCTTCAGTGAGGGCTGCTGTGAGCTCCAGGAGAACTGACTTCTGCTTCAGACAGTCTACCTGGACATGGGGGACAGGCAAAGGGTGTGTAGTCAGAGACATGGGACTTAGAGGGAAATAGACCTCCTCCTCAGGTGGGTAGTGCTCACCTTGTTCATGACCAGGATACTAGGGACCTGGGAGAACTTGGTCAAACACCTGAGCAACTGGGGGTTGAGCTGGTTCCGAGTCCACTTGTCTGAGACATCCACAAGAACCACAACTGGAAGATGGCAAGGCAGGAAGAAGGATGAGGAAACGGTCACTCTTCCTCCCACCTTGACAAAAGCTTCCATGGTATGAGCTCTTGCTTTTGCCCCCCAAACTACCGGGAATGAAAGGTCATAACCCCTGTAAACTGGGCTTAAGATCCCCATCCTGAACCTAACCAAGATCAGCAGATTCCATGCTCTTCCATGGATCTTCCAACAAAGACAGCTCCAGATGGTGCCTGAGGAACAGACGAACATCAGTCAAGAAGGGTCTTGTGACTTAGGCATTTCTGACAAGGGATGTGGGAGGGTAAAGGAGTTTTCCAGCCCCTATGATGAAATTTCCCACCCTCTTTCAGTATCGCCCCCCATCCACCCTCTGATTCCACAGCCATTACCTCTTCTGTTTAACAGGACTGATAATACCAGGTGTGTCAAGTAGAATCTAAAATCAGGAAAGTGAGATACACAGACCCCAGGAGAAAAGATTATGACTGGGAAGTGACAGAGAGGCCACCCATGATGTCAGgagcctgccctccctcccttctcagccAAGCTGTTACTgactttaggtttttttttttttttttgtagacagagtctcactctgccatcaggctggagtgcagtggcacaatcttggctcactgcaacctccacctcttgggttcaagtgattctcctgcctcagcctcctgagtagctgggattataggcacaagccatcagtcccagctaatttttgtatttttagttggccaggctggtctcgatctcctgacctcctgatccacctgcctgggcctcccaaagggctgggattacaggcgtgagccactgtactcagccaggtttttttttgttgtttttttttttttttttgagacagtctcactctggtccaggctggagtgcagtggtgccatctcggctcactgcaacctctgcctcccacgttcaagcaattctcctgcctcaacctcccaagtagctgggattataggtgtgtgccacaacacctggataatttttgtattttttggatagaaacagggttttgccatgttggccaggctgatctcaaactcttaacctcatctgcctgcttcggcctcccaaagtgctgagattatagacgtgagccaccgtgcctgggctgACTTTAGTATTTTACCATTCTGCTTAGTTTTCATTCTAGATGGGATCTGGGAGTAAATGATGACTGTGAATATATGGAAGATTAGGAAgcagtaaagagaaaataaaatctttctgacTAGATGCCAGAATAGGGGAAAGTAGACAGAACTACATCATGCCTAAAGGAAGAGGAAACCCCATTTTCTCAGATAAATGAATGTAAGCATCCTTTTCTTCAAGGTTGATGGTAAGGGAGACCCTCTTAGCTTCACCCTCTGTCCTGTTTCAAGGACTCCCGTTGTAGGTACCCACCACCTGGGCCTCCTTCTCTGTGATGACCCCCAGAGCTTGGCAGCGAGTGGTATGCACCTTCTTGGAAACAGGGAACACCTGCCAGGAGCAAAGGAATCTCAGTGAGGTCCCAGATCCCTCCAAGACCATCCTTGAAGGCATGGCaagaagtaaaagataaaaagggTAGGAGGGTCAAGGGTGTAGCATACCTTTCGGCCCAGTAGCTGGTTGGAGAGTGTTGACTTCCCTGCATTTGGGGCTCCCAGGAGGACTGCTCGTAGGACCCGGGGATTCTCAGGCATATCAGGGTGATGGACCAAGAGGAGATCCTGCTCATCTATGTGCAAGTAGGAAGAGGTGTGAGACATAGTGGAATCTGGATTTCCCATCAAGTGCTTGTTCCTGCCCAACCACAAAGGGTGACTTTCTTTGGCCCTGCCCTTAATTTACATTAATTTATAAGGTAactctctctaaaaaatatatatatatatatatatatatatatatatatatttcttcttttctttcctccctctctccctccctctaaaGTAACTCTCTGAgccctttagttttcttttttttttttttttttgagacggagtttcgctcttgttacccaggctggagtgcaatggcacgatctcggctcaccgcaacctccgcctcctgggttcaggcaattctcctgcctcagcctcctgagtagctgggattacaggcacgcaccaccatgcccagctaattttttgtatttttagtagagacggggtttcaccttgttgaccaagatggtctcgatctcttgaccttgtgatccacccgcctcggcctcccaaagtgctgggattacaggcttgagccaccgcgcccggccctagttttcttatatgtaaaatcAAGTTGATATTAATGGTACCTATTtaccagctttttaaaattcttttttttttttttttttgagacggagtttcactcttgttacccaggctggagtgcaatggcacaatctcggctcaccacaacctccgcctcctgggttcaggcaattctcctgcctcagcctcctgagtagctgggattacaggcacgcaccaccatgcccagctaattttttttgtatttttagtagagacggggtttcaccatgttgaccaggatggtctcgatctcttgacctgtgatccacccgcctcggcctcccaaagtgctgggattacaggcttgagccaccgcgcccggccttaaaattctttttatgcttttggagatagagtctcgcactgttacccaggctggagtgcagtgccacaatctctactcactgcaacctctgcctcctgggttcaagcaattctcccgcctcagcctcccaagtagctggcattacaggtgcccaccaccatgcccagctaattttttgtatttttttttaagacaaggtttcggccgggtgccgtggcttacacctgtaatcccagcactttggaaggccgaggcgggtggatcacaaggtcaagagatcgagaccatcctggtcaacatggtgaaaccccgtctctactaaaaatacaaacaattagctgggcatggtggcgcgtgcctgtaatcccagctattcaggaggctgaggcaggagaattgcctgaacctagggggcggaggttgcgggtgagccgagatcgcgccattgcactccagcctgggtaacaagagcgaaactccgtctcaaaaaaacaaacaaacaaggtttcaccatgttggccaagatggtctcgaactcctgacctcaggtgatctacccgcctcaaccttccaaagtgccgggattccaggcataagccaccagcctagccattttttgtatttttagtagaggcggggtttcactatgttggccaggctggtcttgaactcctgacctcatgatctgcccacctcagcctcccaaagtgctgggattacaggcaagagccacctcgcccagcccaccagcttattttataattttttttgatgaCTATCAATTGTGTAAAACAgctcagcacaatgcctggcacttaaTACTCAATTACTGTATGTAATTATAATGTGTAGCTGTGCTTGAGAAGTGTATGTGCATGAAAGTAAGCTGGATTACACAAAACCAGATATTTCCTCAGCTCTCATTCTCTCACCCTACTAAGGGTGCTATGAAGGCCCTGCACGTGAAccagtcttttgtttttctgcaagAGGGACGGGAGGAAGGGCTAGGGGGTCAAAAAGGGAGAGGGCtcactcagtcttttttttttttttttttgagacggagtttcgctcttgttacccaggctggagtgcaatggcgcaatctcggttcaccacaacctccgcctcccgggttcaggcgattctcctgcctcagcctcctgagtagctgggattacaggcacgcgccaccatgcccagctaattttttgtatttttagtagagacggggtttcaccatgttgaccaggatggtctcgatctcttgacctcgtgatccacccgcctcggcctcccaaagtgctgggattacaggcttgagccaccgcgcccggtcctttttttttttttttttttgagacggtgtttcgctcttgttgcccaggctggagcgcaatggcgtgatctcccaaagtgctgggattacaggcgtgagccacttcgcaAGGGCCCAGTCTCTTTATATTATCTCCTTATGACACTATTTTGCAATGACCATTTTGTGTCCCGTCTCCAAACAGAGTCTCCATACTCTGAAGTATAAAGTGTGCTGTTTTCCAGGTGTAACTGTGTCATGACAAGTAGATGAGGCCCAACATGCATTATTGGATCAAATTTGCTTCCCATGTCAGGGTGCAGAGCCGTAGTTCCGCTTTGTCTGTGGCCCTTCAATCTTACGCTCTTTAGTGAGCGTCTCTGGTTGTGACCAGATCGGTTCCTTCTTCCACTCAAATTGTTATTTCTCTCCTGTGAGATTCTTCATTGCTCATCCCTGTCAGGGCCTCAAAATCGTTTTCTGTAAAATAGGATCAA
This is a stretch of genomic DNA from Saimiri boliviensis isolate mSaiBol1 chromosome 17, mSaiBol1.pri, whole genome shotgun sequence. It encodes these proteins:
- the ERAL1 gene encoding GTPase Era, mitochondrial, which gives rise to MAAPSWRGAGLFQAVLRVWQVGPHTARERVIPFPLLLGCQRRCVSCVVGSAFSGPRLASASRIHGQGSALAHFLGFPQPDSSVTPCAPAVSMHRDEQDLLLVHHPDMPENPRVLRAVLLGAPNAGKSTLSNQLLGRKVFPVSKKVHTTRCQALGVITEKEAQVILLDTPGIISPVKQKRHHLELSLLEDPWKSMESADLVVVLVDVSDKWTRNQLNPQLLRCLTKFSQVPSILVMNKVDCLKQKSVLLELTAALTEGVVNGKKLKMRQAFHSHPGTHCPSPAVKDPNTQSVESPQRIGWPHFQEIFMLSALSQEDVQTLKKYLLAQAQPGPWEYHSEVLTNQTPEEICANIIREKLLEYLPQEVPYNVQQKTVVWEEGPSGELVIQQKLLVPKESYMRLLIGPKGHRISQIAQEASRDLMNIFLCDVDIRLSVKLLN